GCGTGGGCAGGTCGCTGGACATGGGCGAACATCCGAGCCTCAACTGGGTCCTGGCCCAAGTGGAAGAAGTCGAGCTGACACCGGGTTACGCATTAGTGACCGCCGGATCGAGCATTCACTGGATGGACTGGAGCGTGGTGTTCCGGAAGTTTCATGAGTTACTGACACCGAACGGGAATGTCGCGATCGTTGAAGGAGATCGCCCCTTCAATCCACCCTGGGGCGTCGCGGAGCGCGAACTCATTCGACGATATTCCACCAATCGCCATTATCAACAGATCGACCTGATCAAGGAGCTTGTGGATCGCAACCACCTGCTCCTGGCCGGAGACAGAAGGACAGTCCCGGTTGGCTTCTCCCAGACTGTAGACGACTACGTCGCGTCGTTCCATTCAAGAGAGAGCATGACCAGGGAACACATGGGGGACAGCAACGTCCGGGCATTCGACGCCGAACTTTCCCGGATCCTCGCAGACTTTGCCGATGACGAAGGGGTTATCCAGTTCCAGCTGCAGACCCGGGTTGTCTGGGGAAGGCCGCTGGCATAGAAAGATGAACGTCTCCCGATGAACATCCCTCACGCCAAGATCGAGGCCCTCCTTCGCGTGGCGGCCGATCAGATCGTCATGCCGCTGTGGAGAAACCTGGGTCGGGACGACGTCACCGAGAAAAGCGCGGGCGATCTGACAACGTCGGCGGATACCCGGTGCGAGGTCTTCCTGTCATCTCATCTGCCCGGATTGATCGACGGCTCGCTGGTCCTGGGCGAGGAAAGCGTCCATGAAGATCCCGACTTGTTGGCCGCGCTGCATACGGATGCGCCAGTCTGGGTGATCGACCCCCTGGACGGCACACGGTACTTCGCAGTGGGCGAACCGAAATTCGCCATCATGGTCTGCCTTATTCAGACTGGCATCACCATTGGAGCGTGGATACTCAACCCGATTGACGGCCTTTTGACCAGTGCGGAAAGGGGGGCCGGGGCCTTCCAGGTTGGTGGCGCATTCCAGGTTGGTGGTGCCGTTCAGGAAGGTGGGCGCCTGGCCGCGGATTCCTCGCGCCTGGCCCGTGAATCCACGCGTCTGGTCGTCGATCCTTCACCCCTTTCCCTGGATCGCGCCCGCGGCGTGGCCATGACGTGGTATCTGCCGGATGCGCTCAAGTCCACCGCCGAAGCGGCGAAGGATCACTTCCAATTCATAGAACGCACCCGGTGCGCCGGGTACAACTATCCCTCCTTCGCGAAAAATGAACTGCAGTTTCTTTTCTTCTATCGCACCCTGGTCTGGGACCACGCGCCCGGCGTCCTGATCGCACAGGAGGCCGGCGGCTTCGTTCGAAGACTGGACGGAACTGAGTATTCGCCGGTGGATGACCGAAAAGGGCTGCTGTGCGCCAACAATCCGGAGACATGGACATTGGTGCAGCGGACGCTGGTTCCGTCTGTCGAGGTCGTCGGCGGAATCTAGCTGCTTTTCTTCTGTGGAGGTCAGGGATAGCATGGCCCCGCGCTATTCACGGGGCCATGCCTGGCCGCTGAGAGCCGGTTCACGATGCGAGGCGCCCCTTTACCTCGAGGCGCCCCTTAAACCTCAAGGCGCTCCTTCCCCTCGAGGCGCCCCTTCACCTCGTGGTCTGGAGCGACCGGGCCGTTCCGGTGAACGGCGACGGCGGATCTAGCCTCCAAACCCGGGAAACATCCGCGATTTTTGTCAGTTTTGCATACGCTCCGTCAACTGAATTGAATCCTTCTGCAAATTGGTCAAAGGTACCGGACGTTTCACCAGGACGTTCTCCCATAGATTCGGACTGAGACGACTTCCCGGTGTATGCGTCATACACCAGCGTAAGGTTGAACAGCACCGGTTTGCTTTCTGATTTGCCGTCACTGGCGTAGATGACCGCCGGCAGTACGGCGACGATACCGACGTTCCCGTATACAGAAGCGAATTCGGCCGGCGTCACGGAACTTCGGGGCCGGATGATGAATCGACTGCCATACCGATCGACGCAGAGCAGCGCTTCCTCGGGGGATCGAATGCCCAGCCTGCCGGGAATCGCGATTCCGAACCGGTAAGTAACAACGTCCTCCTCATAGTCCGACGCCGGATCCCCCTCGAACTCCAGGCTCATCCCGGGACCCGCAGGGAACTGAACGACGCGAGAACGATCATAGATCGGGTCGTTTACGACCGGAGGGTGGTTAGGACCATGGTGCACGGGCCGAACCAGGTACTTCGTATCGAAGGTGGCCGGAGCCGACAGCGTATGCTGCGCCAGCGACGACGGCACCGTCGACTGCTTCACCTGCGGTGACGGCGTGGGACCGGAGAATCCGATCCAGACTGCCACGAGCGTGACCGCGAGTAAAGGAACCACAAAGTAGGTAAACAGGATTGACCGTGACATGGGTAGCTCCCTTGTTGCTGTGTGAATGAGAACAGGAAGGAACTACGGAGATGTGGTCACGGAGGGGATCTCGACTGCCAGCTGCTTCGTATGACATCTGGCAACCCGAGTATGGTATTTGGAATGTCGTCGACGCGAGTGACCGGAGATGAGGAGACAGGCAGCAGGATCTCGCGAGACAACGAGTTGACGTGCAGACCGCATAAATCCACAAACCCGTCCAGAGACAGCCTGTCTTGCAAAAAAGAAAAGCACTTGCACACCCAGATCCCGATCATGGCCTTTCCTCCCAGACACGTCGAGGTTGACGGCGTCTCTACCCTGTTAAACTACCGTGGCCAATTACAGGTTCCCGGGAAAAGGTGAACAGTCGCATACAGGGCCGGTTTTTTAGACTCCATTCAGGATTCGGAAATCTGCGGCGGACGCAACCCGGTGTATCTGGCCCGTGGCCGGATGAGCTGGTCCCTTTCATACTGTTCGATCGCGTGTCCGATCCAGCCGGCCGTTCGGCCCAGGGCGAACAGGGCCATGGCGCTGCCTTCCGGCATGTTGAGGACACGCACCAGTGCCGTGAGGGCCAGGTCGATGTTGTACCGATCCGGCACGAGCCGATGGGTCGTTTCGATGATTTCCCGCGCAAGCAGCAGGTCCTTTGATCCCGGAAACCGATCCTCCAGCTTGCGCAACAGGAGGCTTGCCCGCGGGTCCACGTCGCGGTAAACGGCGTGCCCGAATCCTGGGATCTTCTCACCTAGCCTTAAGCGATTTGCAATCGCACGT
This genomic window from Gemmatimonadota bacterium contains:
- a CDS encoding class I SAM-dependent methyltransferase — protein: MAESYELRPPYPEETYRILLRLPGASRGRVLDVGCGTGRIARLLVDHVTGVDAVDFSSEMIRVGRSLDMGEHPSLNWVLAQVEEVELTPGYALVTAGSSIHWMDWSVVFRKFHELLTPNGNVAIVEGDRPFNPPWGVAERELIRRYSTNRHYQQIDLIKELVDRNHLLLAGDRRTVPVGFSQTVDDYVASFHSRESMTREHMGDSNVRAFDAELSRILADFADDEGVIQFQLQTRVVWGRPLA